Below is a window of Syntrophomonas wolfei subsp. wolfei str. Goettingen G311 DNA.
TCTACTTCAAACTAAATTCTTCGGCATTTGATAGAACTATTGAACTTACCATGAAGGATAGTAATAATAGAATAATCCCCAGAGCTATCCCCATCTCAAAATTACCCTGCCTGGTTTCCATTACTATGGAGGTAGTAAGTACTCTGGTCATATGCCTAATGTTTCCTCCCACCAGCATTACTGCTCCTACCTCAGCAAAAGCTCTGCCAAAACCGGTCATAATTCCGGCAATAATTCCGGTACGCGCCTCCTTTATTATGGTCCACGTAGCCTGCGCCTTACTCGCTCCCAGGCTAATGGCATGCTCAAAGATCAATCCTTCCTTGGCAGCTATACCAGCAGATACCAGTCCGGTAATGATAGGTGTAACCAGAAGACACTGAGCTATAATCATTGCTGTAGGAGTAAAAAGCAATTCCATAAAACCCAGGGGTCCGCTGCGAGATAAGAGCAGATAAACCAGTAGGCCAGCCAGAACCGGCGGTAAGGCCATCAAAGTATAAACCAACCTCAATAATAGCCTCTTCCCTTTGAACTCAGACAGACCAATCCAAGCCCCCAGGGGAATACCTATCAGGGCACTAATTATAGTAGCTGATCCTGATACCTGCAGGGACATTTTAACTATTTCTAATATCTCCATCTTTTGTGCAAACAAACTGCTTACGGCTGCTTCCATAGCAATAAACCCTCCCATGGTTTCAAAATCATTCTTGCCCGAAAACCCTTTTGCTTCTCCTCATACGAGGCCACTTAATAAATCAATAAACAACCCTTTAAGCATCGGAAGAAACTGCGGAGCACTTTCAACACACCGCTGCAACGAGGGCGGGGGTTAGAACCCGCCACCTGTTTGTTAATAGGAACCCGGCAGAAGTGGGAGACTTAATTCACCTCGTTAAACACAAATAAAAACCAGGCCCATCCAGAAAGATAAGCCCGGCATTAGTCAACTTGCATACATTTTGCTCTCCTTTCCAAACGGGAGGCATGAGCGTTTCCCCTCCTACCTATCGGCTTTTCAGTCATAGCTTTTAAAAAACCTTAGACGGAAAAACTCGGCGAGCCATAATTATTTACTGCTTGTATGTTTATTCTACAATAATTCTAAAAATCCTCCATATCATAGAAATTTTAAGCATCGGAAGAACTGCGGGGCAGTTTCAAGGACACCGCTGCAACGAGACTAGAGTTTAGAACCCGCC
It encodes the following:
- a CDS encoding ABC transporter permease, with the translated sequence MEAAVSSLFAQKMEILEIVKMSLQVSGSATIISALIGIPLGAWIGLSEFKGKRLLLRLVYTLMALPPVLAGLLVYLLLSRSGPLGFMELLFTPTAMIIAQCLLVTPIITGLVSAGIAAKEGLIFEHAISLGASKAQATWTIIKEARTGIIAGIMTGFGRAFAEVGAVMLVGGNIRHMTRVLTTSIVMETRQGNFEMGIALGIILLLLSFMVSSIVLSNAEEFSLK